A single region of the Streptomyces sp. NBC_01262 genome encodes:
- a CDS encoding transglycosylase family protein: protein MALPLFAASGAMAADSNATDTAKVSTNVWNAVALCESGGVWSSNTGNGFFGGLQIVQESWDNYGGDEYAARPDLASQNEQISVAETMLDELGPDAWPTCADSSGLLAALGLGDATDEPSDTATDTATDTPTDDATDGTTDSATDDAASSSPSSTTSGDSGESASPSTSTSPSASARNQGRHAKPDGTETSGSSAATGATQQVAQARAAWGELTRTTVTTKSATSTADGKRYRVEEGDTLCDIAAEEHVAGGWRALYEANKAVIGDDPSAIHSGQYLTVG, encoded by the coding sequence ATGGCACTCCCACTCTTCGCTGCGAGCGGCGCGATGGCGGCCGATTCCAACGCCACCGACACGGCCAAGGTGAGCACGAACGTCTGGAACGCCGTCGCGCTGTGCGAGAGCGGCGGCGTGTGGAGCTCCAACACCGGCAACGGCTTCTTCGGCGGACTGCAGATCGTCCAGGAGTCCTGGGACAACTACGGCGGCGACGAGTACGCGGCGCGCCCCGACCTCGCCAGCCAGAACGAGCAGATATCCGTCGCCGAGACGATGCTCGACGAGCTCGGTCCGGACGCGTGGCCGACCTGCGCCGACAGCTCCGGCCTGCTGGCCGCGCTCGGGCTGGGCGACGCCACCGACGAGCCGTCGGACACCGCGACCGACACGGCGACCGACACCCCCACCGACGACGCGACCGACGGGACGACGGACTCCGCGACCGACGACGCCGCTTCCTCCAGCCCGTCGTCCACCACGTCCGGCGACTCCGGCGAGTCCGCGTCGCCTTCCACCTCGACGTCCCCCTCCGCTTCGGCCAGGAACCAGGGACGGCACGCCAAGCCGGACGGGACGGAGACCTCGGGTTCCTCCGCCGCCACCGGCGCGACCCAGCAGGTGGCCCAGGCGAGAGCGGCCTGGGGGGAGCTCACCCGCACCACCGTCACGACCAAGTCGGCGACCTCCACCGCGGACGGGAAGCGTTACCGCGTCGAAGAGGGGGACACGCTGTGCGACATCGCCGCCGAGGAGCATGTGGCCGGCGGATGGCGCGCGCTGTACGAGGCCAACAAGGCGGTCATCGGTGACGATCCGAGTGCGATCCACTCCGGACAGTATCTGACGGTGGGCTAG
- the eno gene encoding phosphopyruvate hydratase: protein MPSIDVVVAREILDSRGNPTVEVEVGLDDGSTGRAAVPSGASTGAFEALELRDGDKSRYLGKGVEKAVLAVIEQIGPELVGYDATEQRLIDQAMFDLDATPDKSSLGANAILGVSLAVAHAASEASDLPLFRYLGGPNAHVLPVPMMNILNGGSHADSNVDIQEFMIAPIGAESFSEALRWGAEVYHTLKAVLKERGLSTGLGDEGGFAPNLDSNRAALDLIVEAIKKAGYTPGQDIALALDVAASEFYKDGKYQFEGKERSAAEMTEYYEELVAAYPLVSVEDPLFEDDWAGWKVLTDRLGDKVQIVGDDLFVTNPERLQKGIDNATANALLVKVNQIGSLTETLDAVELAQRSGYKCMMSHRSGETEDVTIADLAVATNCGQIKTGAPARSERVAKYNQLLRIEEILDDAAVYAGRSAFPRFKG from the coding sequence GTGCCGTCCATCGACGTCGTCGTAGCCCGGGAAATCCTCGACTCGCGAGGCAACCCCACCGTCGAGGTCGAGGTCGGCCTCGACGACGGCAGCACCGGTCGTGCCGCCGTTCCGTCCGGCGCCTCCACGGGCGCCTTCGAGGCCCTCGAGCTCCGCGACGGTGACAAGAGCCGTTACCTCGGCAAGGGCGTGGAGAAGGCCGTCCTCGCCGTCATCGAGCAGATCGGCCCGGAGCTGGTCGGCTACGACGCCACCGAGCAGCGCCTCATCGACCAGGCCATGTTCGACCTGGACGCCACCCCCGACAAGTCCTCCCTCGGCGCCAACGCCATCCTCGGCGTCTCGCTGGCCGTGGCCCACGCCGCGTCGGAGGCCTCCGACCTGCCGCTGTTCAGGTACCTCGGCGGTCCCAACGCGCACGTCCTGCCCGTCCCGATGATGAACATCCTCAACGGTGGCTCCCACGCCGACTCCAACGTCGACATCCAGGAGTTCATGATCGCCCCGATCGGCGCGGAGTCCTTCTCCGAGGCCCTGCGCTGGGGCGCCGAGGTCTACCACACCCTCAAGGCGGTCCTGAAGGAGCGCGGCCTGTCCACGGGCCTGGGCGACGAGGGCGGCTTCGCGCCCAACCTCGACTCCAACCGCGCCGCCCTCGACCTCATCGTCGAGGCCATCAAGAAGGCCGGCTACACCCCCGGCCAGGACATCGCGCTCGCGCTCGACGTCGCCGCGTCCGAGTTCTACAAGGACGGCAAGTACCAGTTCGAGGGCAAGGAGCGCTCGGCCGCCGAGATGACCGAGTACTACGAGGAGCTCGTCGCCGCGTACCCGCTGGTCTCCGTCGAGGACCCGCTGTTCGAGGACGACTGGGCCGGCTGGAAGGTCCTCACCGACCGGCTCGGCGACAAGGTGCAGATCGTCGGCGACGACCTGTTCGTCACCAACCCCGAGCGCCTGCAGAAGGGCATCGACAACGCCACGGCCAACGCGCTGCTGGTCAAGGTCAACCAGATCGGCTCCCTGACCGAGACCCTCGACGCCGTCGAGCTCGCCCAGCGCAGCGGCTACAAGTGCATGATGTCCCACCGCTCCGGCGAGACCGAGGACGTCACCATCGCCGACCTGGCCGTCGCCACCAACTGCGGCCAGATCAAGACGGGCGCCCCCGCGCGCAGCGAGCGCGTCGCCAAGTACAACCAGCTCCTGCGCATCGAGGAGATCCTCGACGACGCGGCGGTCTACGCGGGCCGCTCCGCCTTCCCCCGCTTCAAGGGCTGA
- a CDS encoding FtsB family cell division protein, with protein MPDRFSTATRIRALGAQAQARVYRATGRGPAVPAPPPRRNRLTGRAAVLALVLCALVVALAYPMRQYIAQRSQIADQRKQAQEAQKRVEELREEKARWQDPAYVRSRARERLNYVLPGETGFTVVGPSQSATADDSADRHDANDTAALRAWYANLWDGVDRADAQAARAAQADQR; from the coding sequence GTGCCGGACCGCTTCTCCACCGCGACGCGGATCCGCGCCCTCGGCGCGCAGGCGCAGGCGCGGGTGTACCGGGCGACGGGCCGGGGGCCGGCGGTGCCGGCGCCGCCGCCGCGCAGGAACCGGCTGACGGGCCGGGCGGCCGTACTGGCGCTCGTGCTGTGCGCGCTGGTGGTCGCGCTGGCGTACCCGATGCGGCAGTACATCGCACAGCGCTCGCAGATCGCCGACCAGCGCAAGCAGGCGCAGGAGGCGCAGAAGCGGGTGGAGGAGCTGCGCGAGGAGAAGGCGCGGTGGCAGGATCCGGCGTATGTACGCAGCCGGGCGCGGGAGCGCCTGAACTACGTACTGCCGGGCGAGACGGGCTTCACCGTGGTGGGCCCGTCGCAGTCCGCCACGGCCGACGACAGCGCGGACCGGCACGACGCGAACGACACCGCGGCGCTGCGCGCCTGGTACGCGAACCTCTGGGACGGCGTGGACCGCGCCGACGCACAGGCCGCGCGGGCCGCGCAGGCCGACCAACGCTAA
- a CDS encoding DUF501 domain-containing protein → MDTPPAPTPRTLPTEADIAAFKEQLGRPPRGLRAIAHRCPCGNPDVVETQPRLEDGTPFPTLYYLTCPRAASAIGTLEADGVMKEMTARLAEDPELAAAYRAAHEDYISRRDAIEVLEGFPSAGGMPDRVKCLHVLVGHSLAAGPGVNPLGDEAIAMLPQWWQKGPCVTPPVAPEENA, encoded by the coding sequence ATGGACACGCCCCCCGCCCCCACCCCGCGCACCCTGCCCACCGAAGCGGACATCGCCGCCTTCAAGGAGCAGCTGGGCCGCCCGCCGCGCGGCCTGCGCGCGATCGCGCACCGCTGCCCGTGCGGCAACCCGGACGTGGTCGAGACCCAGCCCCGCCTGGAGGACGGCACGCCGTTCCCGACCCTGTACTACCTCACGTGCCCGCGCGCGGCCTCCGCGATCGGCACGCTGGAGGCGGACGGCGTCATGAAGGAGATGACGGCCCGCCTCGCCGAGGACCCGGAGCTGGCGGCCGCGTACCGGGCGGCGCACGAGGACTACATCAGCCGCCGCGACGCCATCGAGGTCCTGGAGGGCTTCCCGAGCGCGGGCGGCATGCCGGACCGGGTGAAGTGCCTGCACGTGCTGGTCGGCCACTCGCTCGCGGCCGGCCCCGGGGTGAACCCGCTGGGCGACGAGGCGATCGCGATGCTGCCGCAGTGGTGGCAGAAGGGCCCGTGCGTGACGCCTCCCGTCGCTCCGGAGGAGAACGCGTGA
- a CDS encoding Ppx/GppA phosphatase family protein: protein MTRVAAVDCGTNSIRLLVADADPATGVIEDLDRRMTIVRLGQDVDRTGRLAPEALERTFAACREYAAVIGELGAEHVRFVATSASRDASNREDFVRGVVDILGVEPEVITGEQEAEFSFTGATKELTGRDDLAKPYLVVDIGGGSTEFVVGDDTVIAARSVDIGCVRMTERHLVRDGRVVDPPTPGAVAAMKADINAALDLAEETVPLKQARTLVGLAGSVTTVAAIALGLAEYDAAAIHHSRIPVGRVREITGQLLSATHEQRAGIPVLHPGRVDVIGAGALVLLEIMERTGAQEVVVSEHDILDGIAWSIAARA from the coding sequence GTGACGCGGGTCGCCGCCGTCGACTGCGGTACGAACTCCATCCGCCTGCTCGTCGCCGACGCGGACCCCGCCACCGGCGTGATCGAGGACCTGGACCGCCGGATGACCATCGTCCGGCTCGGCCAGGACGTGGACCGTACGGGCCGGCTCGCGCCGGAGGCGCTGGAGCGGACCTTCGCCGCGTGCCGTGAGTACGCCGCCGTGATCGGGGAACTGGGCGCGGAGCACGTCCGGTTCGTGGCGACCTCGGCCTCGCGCGACGCCTCGAACCGCGAGGACTTCGTGCGCGGGGTCGTGGACATCCTGGGCGTGGAGCCCGAGGTGATCACGGGGGAGCAGGAGGCGGAGTTCTCCTTCACCGGGGCGACGAAGGAGCTGACCGGCCGGGACGACCTGGCGAAGCCCTACCTGGTCGTGGACATCGGCGGCGGCTCCACGGAGTTCGTGGTCGGCGACGACACGGTCATCGCCGCCCGCTCGGTCGACATCGGCTGCGTGCGCATGACCGAGCGCCACCTGGTCCGCGACGGCCGGGTCGTCGACCCGCCGACGCCCGGCGCGGTCGCCGCGATGAAGGCCGACATCAACGCGGCTCTGGACCTGGCGGAAGAGACGGTCCCGCTCAAGCAGGCCCGTACGCTCGTCGGGCTCGCCGGATCCGTCACGACGGTGGCCGCGATCGCGCTGGGCCTGGCGGAGTACGACGCGGCGGCGATCCACCACTCCCGCATCCCGGTCGGCCGGGTCCGGGAGATCACCGGGCAGTTGCTGTCGGCCACGCACGAGCAGCGCGCCGGGATCCCGGTGCTGCACCCGGGGCGGGTCGACGTCATCGGCGCGGGGGCGCTGGTGCTGCTGGAGATCATGGAGCGGACCGGGGCGCAGGAAGTCGTGGTCAGCGAGCACGACATCCTCGACGGCATCGCCTGGAGCATCGCCGCGCGGGCCTGA
- a CDS encoding NAD(P)/FAD-dependent oxidoreductase, with protein MSTTERPRILVVGGGYVGLYAARRILKKMRYGEATVTVVDPRSYMTYQPFLPEAAAGNISPRHVVVPLRRVLPKAEVLTGRVTTIDQDRKVALVEPLVGESYELPFDYLVIALGAVSRTFPIPGLAENGIGLKGVEEAIGLRNHVLEQLDKAESTNDEDIRRKALTFVFVGGGFAGAEAIGEIEDMARDAVKYYPSLKREDMRFILVDVADKILPEVGPELGAWGLEHLRERGIEIYLKTSMKSCVDKHVVLDNGLEVDASTLVWTAGVKPNPALAKFGLPLGPRGHVDTAPTLQVQGTDYIWSGGDNAQVPDLASGPGAWCPPNAQHALRQAKVLGDNVISGMRGFPQAEYKHANAGAVAGLGLHKGVALIRVGKIKLKFKGRLAWYFHRGYHGMAVPTFNRKIRVLADWTLAMFLKREVVSLGAMENPREEFYEAAKPAPAPAAAAAPAKAEAKTEEKAKA; from the coding sequence ATGAGCACCACGGAGCGTCCCAGGATCCTCGTAGTAGGCGGTGGGTACGTCGGCCTGTACGCGGCCCGGCGCATCCTCAAGAAGATGCGGTACGGCGAGGCGACCGTCACCGTCGTCGACCCGCGTTCGTACATGACGTACCAGCCCTTCCTCCCCGAGGCCGCGGCCGGCAACATCTCGCCGCGCCACGTCGTGGTGCCGCTGCGCCGCGTACTGCCCAAGGCGGAGGTCCTCACCGGCCGGGTCACCACCATCGACCAGGACCGCAAGGTCGCGCTCGTCGAGCCGCTCGTGGGCGAGTCCTACGAGCTGCCGTTCGACTACCTGGTCATCGCGCTCGGCGCGGTCTCCCGCACCTTCCCGATCCCCGGCCTGGCCGAGAACGGCATCGGTCTGAAGGGCGTCGAGGAGGCCATCGGCCTGCGCAACCACGTCCTTGAGCAGCTCGACAAGGCCGAGTCCACGAACGACGAGGACATCCGCCGCAAGGCGCTCACCTTCGTCTTCGTCGGCGGCGGCTTCGCCGGCGCCGAGGCGATCGGCGAGATCGAGGACATGGCCCGGGACGCGGTCAAGTACTACCCGAGCCTCAAGCGCGAGGACATGCGCTTCATCCTCGTCGACGTCGCCGACAAGATCCTCCCCGAGGTCGGCCCGGAGCTCGGCGCCTGGGGCCTTGAGCACCTGCGCGAGCGCGGCATCGAGATCTACCTCAAGACCTCCATGAAGTCCTGCGTCGACAAGCACGTCGTGCTCGACAACGGCCTTGAGGTCGACGCCTCCACCCTGGTCTGGACGGCCGGCGTCAAGCCCAACCCGGCGCTGGCCAAGTTCGGCCTGCCGCTCGGCCCGCGCGGCCACGTGGACACCGCCCCGACCCTCCAGGTCCAGGGCACCGACTACATCTGGTCCGGCGGCGACAACGCCCAGGTCCCCGACCTCGCCTCCGGCCCCGGCGCCTGGTGCCCGCCCAACGCCCAGCACGCGCTGCGCCAGGCCAAGGTCCTCGGCGACAACGTCATCTCCGGCATGCGGGGCTTCCCCCAGGCCGAGTACAAGCACGCCAACGCCGGCGCCGTCGCCGGTCTCGGCCTGCACAAGGGCGTCGCCCTGATCCGCGTCGGCAAGATCAAGCTGAAGTTCAAGGGCCGCCTCGCCTGGTACTTCCACCGTGGCTACCACGGCATGGCCGTACCGACCTTCAACCGCAAGATCCGCGTCCTCGCCGACTGGACCCTCGCGATGTTCCTCAAGCGCGAGGTCGTCTCCCTGGGCGCCATGGAGAACCCCCGCGAGGAGTTCTACGAGGCCGCCAAGCCGGCCCCGGCCCCCGCCGCGGCGGCCGCCCCGGCCAAGGCCGAGGCGAAGACCGAGGAGAAGGCCAAGGCCTGA
- a CDS encoding cyclopropane-fatty-acyl-phospholipid synthase family protein gives MTNAAGRLTALAEQALGTPFPLRVRAWDGSEAGPPDMPALVVRNRRALRRLLWKPGELGLARAWVAGELEVEGDLYEALDRLTGLFWEREQSAPDGSPRLRDAVRDPATYRLAREALALAGPGLPPPPPPEEVRRRSGMLHSPVRDRQAISHHYDVGNDFYALVLGPSMVYSCAYFEDRAASLEDAQTAKLDLVCRKLGLRPGERLLDVGCGWGSLVLHAAEHYGVRATGITLSREQAAYARKRVADAGLTDRIDIRVQDYRAVTDGPFHAISSIGMAEHVGRDRYREYAGVLYRLLGPGGRLLNHQIARRPVADEDAYQLDEFIDRYVFPDGELAPVGSTVSRLEEAGFEVRDVEALREHYGVTLRHWVANLEARWTEAVRLASPGRARVWRLYMAACALSFERNRIGVNQVLAVRAAAGGESGMPRTRAAWLG, from the coding sequence ATGACAAACGCGGCCGGACGACTGACCGCACTCGCCGAGCAGGCCCTGGGCACACCCTTCCCACTGCGCGTGCGCGCGTGGGACGGCAGCGAGGCAGGGCCGCCCGACATGCCCGCGCTCGTCGTACGCAACCGCCGGGCGCTGCGCCGCCTGCTCTGGAAGCCGGGCGAGCTGGGCCTGGCCCGCGCCTGGGTGGCCGGTGAGCTGGAGGTCGAGGGCGACCTGTACGAGGCGCTGGACCGGCTGACCGGGCTCTTCTGGGAGCGCGAGCAGTCGGCCCCCGACGGATCGCCCCGGCTGCGCGACGCCGTACGCGACCCGGCCACGTACCGCCTCGCCCGCGAGGCCCTCGCCCTGGCCGGCCCGGGGCTGCCGCCCCCGCCCCCGCCGGAGGAGGTGCGGCGGCGCAGCGGCATGCTGCACAGCCCGGTCCGCGACCGGCAGGCCATCAGCCACCACTACGACGTCGGCAACGACTTCTACGCCCTCGTGCTCGGCCCGTCCATGGTCTACTCCTGCGCCTACTTCGAGGACCGGGCGGCTTCCCTCGAGGACGCCCAGACCGCCAAGCTCGACCTCGTCTGCCGCAAGCTCGGCCTCCGCCCCGGCGAGCGGCTGCTGGACGTCGGCTGCGGGTGGGGCTCCCTCGTCCTGCACGCCGCCGAGCACTATGGCGTCCGCGCCACCGGCATCACGCTGTCCCGCGAACAGGCCGCGTACGCCCGCAAACGGGTCGCCGACGCCGGTCTGACCGACCGCATCGACATCCGCGTCCAGGACTACCGCGCCGTCACCGACGGCCCCTTCCACGCCATCTCCTCCATCGGCATGGCCGAGCACGTCGGCCGCGACCGCTACCGCGAGTACGCGGGTGTCCTGTACCGGCTGCTCGGGCCCGGCGGGCGGCTCCTCAACCACCAGATCGCCCGCCGGCCGGTCGCCGACGAGGACGCCTACCAGCTCGACGAGTTCATCGACCGCTACGTCTTCCCCGACGGCGAGCTCGCTCCCGTCGGCTCCACCGTCTCCCGCCTGGAGGAGGCCGGCTTCGAGGTCCGCGACGTCGAGGCCCTTCGTGAGCACTACGGCGTCACCCTGCGGCACTGGGTCGCCAACCTGGAGGCCCGCTGGACCGAAGCCGTCCGTCTCGCCAGCCCGGGTCGGGCGAGGGTGTGGCGGCTGTACATGGCGGCTTGCGCCTTGTCCTTCGAGCGGAACCGGATCGGCGTGAACCAGGTGCTTGCGGTTCGGGCCGCGGCGGGTGGGGAGTCGGGGATGCCGCGCACGCGTGCGGCGTGGCTGGGGTGA
- a CDS encoding ABC transporter permease, translating into MFRTALRTVLAHKARLLMTVLAVMLGVSFVSGTLVFTDTIGDAFRKSSATSYRNVSVAIKDGGVPLNEKLLDAVKDLPGTASATGSVSGFTAVADKKGKLIGDGWSTRGANYAGAAKYPVTKGHAPGTSSEVALDAKTAERAGYKVGDTIRMSVDGPVMTQTLAGIFTTDDGNVAAGGSLALFDTATAQTLFAKPGQYDEIDVKAAAGTSQSALRAQVLNILPTYAKDAEAVTGKKLADDEAKDISAGLSGFNNTLLAFAGIALFVGVFIIANTFTMLVAQRTKELALLRAVGASRRQVTRSVLIEAFLVGLAAAVAGFVLGVGIAAGMRSLLASTGATLPDGALVVQPGTVVAALVVGVGVTMLAAWLPARRAAKIPPVAAMGALHAPATVKGLVVRNTIGAVISAAGIALVLVATGMKDGANLPMGGGAALLLIGVFVLTPLLSRPVIAAAGPLLRPFGITGKLARQNSVRNPRRTAATASALMIGLTLITGLTVIATSMQSAIDKMATASLKADYQVTMANGTFLSPDVEKELAGLGQVTASSGLRDSYAETGGAGGSERLLGVDAKAIGALVSLDFSSGSIGALGGSTVVIDSDTAKLEGWKTGQSVPVTYEDGRTGRLTIGGVYEGNEVISGVIVDNSVLAPHMNEVEDMRVLVKTSGGATAATKDAIEKALGNNPAVKVQDKADVSKEISSFIGLLLNILYGLLAMAVLVAVLGVVNTLAMSVFERSHEIGMLRAIGLDRSSVKRLVRLESLIISLFGALLGIGLGVFFGWAAGRLIAGSLSTYAMVLPWGRIGLFLAIAALVGVLAALWPARRAARLNMLAAIKAE; encoded by the coding sequence ATGTTCCGCACAGCCCTGCGCACCGTGCTCGCGCACAAGGCCAGACTGCTGATGACCGTGCTCGCCGTGATGCTCGGCGTGTCCTTCGTCTCCGGCACCCTGGTCTTCACCGACACCATCGGCGACGCCTTCAGGAAGAGCTCGGCCACCAGCTACCGGAACGTCTCCGTGGCCATCAAGGACGGCGGCGTCCCGCTGAACGAGAAGCTGCTCGACGCCGTCAAGGACCTCCCCGGCACCGCGTCCGCGACCGGGTCGGTGTCCGGATTCACCGCCGTCGCCGACAAGAAGGGCAAGCTGATCGGCGACGGCTGGTCCACCAGGGGCGCGAACTACGCCGGGGCCGCCAAGTACCCCGTTACGAAGGGCCACGCGCCGGGCACCTCCTCCGAGGTGGCCCTCGACGCCAAGACCGCCGAGCGCGCCGGGTACAAGGTCGGGGACACCATACGGATGTCCGTGGACGGCCCGGTGATGACGCAGACGCTCGCCGGGATCTTCACCACCGACGACGGCAACGTGGCGGCGGGCGGCAGCCTGGCCCTCTTCGACACCGCCACCGCCCAGACGCTGTTCGCCAAGCCCGGCCAGTACGACGAGATCGACGTCAAGGCCGCCGCCGGGACCAGCCAGAGCGCGCTGCGGGCCCAGGTCCTGAACATCCTGCCGACGTACGCGAAGGACGCCGAGGCGGTCACCGGCAAGAAGCTCGCCGATGACGAGGCAAAGGACATCTCGGCAGGCCTGAGCGGCTTCAACAACACGCTCCTGGCCTTCGCCGGCATCGCGCTGTTCGTCGGCGTCTTCATCATCGCCAACACCTTCACCATGCTCGTCGCCCAGCGCACCAAGGAGCTGGCGCTGCTGCGCGCGGTCGGCGCCAGCCGCCGCCAGGTGACCCGCTCGGTGCTGATCGAGGCCTTCCTGGTCGGCCTGGCCGCCGCCGTCGCCGGCTTCGTCCTCGGCGTCGGCATCGCCGCCGGCATGCGTTCGCTGCTCGCCTCCACCGGCGCGACGCTCCCCGACGGCGCCCTCGTCGTCCAGCCCGGCACCGTCGTCGCGGCCCTCGTCGTCGGCGTCGGCGTCACCATGCTCGCCGCCTGGCTGCCCGCCCGCCGCGCCGCCAAGATCCCGCCGGTCGCCGCCATGGGCGCCCTGCACGCCCCGGCCACCGTCAAGGGCCTGGTGGTACGCAACACCATCGGCGCCGTTATCTCCGCCGCCGGCATCGCCCTCGTCCTGGTCGCCACCGGCATGAAGGACGGCGCCAACCTGCCGATGGGCGGCGGCGCCGCCCTGCTCCTCATCGGCGTCTTCGTCCTCACCCCCTTGCTGTCCCGCCCCGTCATAGCCGCCGCCGGCCCCCTGCTCCGGCCCTTCGGCATCACCGGCAAGCTCGCCCGCCAGAACTCCGTACGCAACCCCCGGCGCACGGCCGCGACCGCCTCCGCCCTGATGATCGGCCTCACCCTCATCACCGGCCTGACCGTCATCGCCACCTCGATGCAGTCCGCGATCGACAAGATGGCCACCGCCTCCCTCAAGGCCGACTACCAGGTCACCATGGCCAACGGCACCTTCCTCTCCCCCGACGTGGAGAAGGAGCTCGCCGGCCTCGGCCAGGTCACCGCCTCCAGCGGCCTGCGCGACTCCTACGCGGAGACCGGCGGCGCGGGCGGCAGCGAGCGCCTGCTCGGGGTCGACGCCAAGGCCATCGGCGCACTGGTCTCACTCGACTTCTCCAGCGGCTCCATCGGCGCGCTCGGCGGCAGCACGGTCGTCATCGACAGCGACACCGCCAAGCTCGAAGGCTGGAAGACCGGCCAGAGCGTCCCCGTGACCTACGAGGACGGCAGGACCGGCCGGCTCACGATCGGTGGCGTCTACGAGGGCAACGAGGTCATCAGCGGCGTCATCGTGGACAACTCGGTCCTCGCCCCGCACATGAACGAGGTCGAGGACATGCGGGTCCTGGTGAAGACCTCCGGCGGCGCCACCGCCGCCACCAAGGACGCCATCGAGAAGGCGCTCGGCAACAACCCGGCCGTCAAGGTCCAGGACAAGGCCGACGTCTCCAAGGAGATCAGCTCCTTCATCGGCCTGCTCCTGAACATCCTCTACGGGCTGCTCGCCATGGCCGTGCTCGTGGCCGTGCTCGGCGTCGTCAACACCCTCGCCATGTCCGTCTTCGAACGCTCCCACGAGATCGGCATGCTCCGCGCCATCGGCCTCGACCGCTCTTCCGTCAAGCGCCTCGTCCGCCTCGAATCCCTGATCATCTCCCTCTTCGGCGCCCTCCTCGGCATCGGCCTCGGCGTCTTCTTCGGCTGGGCCGCGGGCCGGCTCATCGCCGGCAGCCTCAGCACCTACGCGATGGTCCTGCCCTGGGGCCGCATCGGCCTCTTCCTCGCGATCGCCGCGCTGGTCGGCGTCCTCGCCGCGCTCTGGCCCGCGCGGCGGGCCGCACGGCTGAACATGCTTGCCGCCATCAAGGCGGAGTAG
- a CDS encoding ABC transporter ATP-binding protein, whose product MTAAARATDLSKIYGEGETRVVALDAVSVEFRTAEFTAIMGPSGSGKSTLMHCMAGLDTVSAGSATIGGTELSSLKDKQLTQLRRDKIGFVFQAFNLLPTLSAAENITLPMDIAGRKPDKEWLDRIVETVGLSGRLKHRPSQLSGGQQQRVAVARALASKPEIIFADEPTGNLDSRSGAEILGFLRNSVRELGRTVVMVTHDPVAASYADRVVFLADGRIVDELYGPTAESVLERMAGFDTKGRTS is encoded by the coding sequence ATGACCGCCGCCGCCCGGGCCACCGATCTGAGCAAGATCTACGGCGAGGGCGAGACCAGGGTCGTCGCGCTCGACGCGGTGTCCGTCGAGTTCCGCACCGCCGAGTTCACCGCGATCATGGGGCCCTCGGGCTCGGGCAAGTCCACGCTGATGCACTGCATGGCGGGCCTGGACACCGTCTCGGCGGGGTCGGCGACGATCGGCGGGACAGAGCTGTCCTCCCTGAAGGACAAGCAGCTCACGCAGCTTCGACGGGACAAGATCGGCTTCGTCTTCCAGGCGTTCAACCTGCTGCCGACACTGAGCGCGGCGGAGAACATCACGCTGCCGATGGACATCGCGGGCCGCAAGCCCGACAAGGAGTGGCTGGACCGCATCGTGGAGACCGTCGGCCTCTCGGGACGCCTCAAGCACCGGCCGAGCCAGCTGTCCGGCGGCCAGCAGCAGCGCGTCGCGGTGGCCCGGGCGCTCGCGAGCAAGCCCGAGATCATCTTCGCCGACGAGCCGACCGGCAACCTCGACTCCCGCTCCGGCGCGGAGATCCTGGGCTTCCTGCGCAACTCCGTACGCGAGCTGGGCCGGACCGTCGTCATGGTCACCCACGACCCGGTCGCGGCCTCCTACGCCGACCGCGTCGTCTTCCTCGCCGACGGCCGGATCGTCGACGAGCTGTACGGACCGACCGCCGAGAGCGTCCTGGAGCGCATGGCGGGATTCGACACCAAGGGCCGCACCAGCTGA